A single Chloroflexota bacterium DNA region contains:
- a CDS encoding DUF1800 domain-containing protein has translation MSTNDTALIAHLMRRAGFGARFDEIEALATKGYDATVDWLLNPVGEPETDDDITLRFTPMHVEPQGFAGPASRWLYRILNTRRPLEEKMTLFWHCVFATGFSKLNSGTAMWRQYEMLHAYAMGNFRDLLLQLSKDPAMIYWLDNCDNHDGTPNENYGRELMELFSMGIGNYTEDDVKTAARAFTGWTYTDPLPRVPYLFYHPSFEYREWDHDGSEKTFLGETGNFNGEDIIDIIVKQPATGQFLARHLYNFFVADEPQVPAWPYTPPNDPDAVNTLAQAYIDSGYEMRSVLETLFKSDFFKEATFKKVKSPLELVSNTVRMTGDFNVEMGTFPKHGLTGLAATVGFMGQQVFNPPSVEGWHTGKEWIDSGALVQRVNFAAEQVGDADMPGVRLMLDKLADDTASMSPEGFVDGCLRLMGDLELEADTHSALVQHVAGSGALRADTPADRDRFDARATEMMQLIVATPEYQSE, from the coding sequence ATGTCCACTAACGATACTGCGCTCATAGCGCACCTGATGCGTCGCGCCGGTTTCGGTGCGCGATTCGATGAAATAGAGGCGCTTGCCACCAAGGGATACGACGCTACCGTTGACTGGCTGCTGAACCCTGTCGGCGAACCCGAAACCGACGACGATATCACCTTGCGCTTCACGCCGATGCATGTCGAACCGCAGGGCTTCGCCGGTCCGGCGAGCCGCTGGTTGTACCGCATCCTGAATACGCGCCGCCCCCTCGAAGAGAAGATGACGCTCTTCTGGCACTGCGTATTCGCCACCGGCTTCTCCAAGCTCAACTCCGGTACGGCGATGTGGCGTCAGTACGAAATGCTGCACGCCTACGCCATGGGCAACTTCCGCGACCTGCTGCTGCAACTGTCCAAAGACCCGGCGATGATTTATTGGCTGGACAATTGCGACAATCACGACGGCACGCCAAACGAGAACTACGGCAGAGAGCTGATGGAGCTGTTCTCCATGGGCATCGGCAACTACACCGAAGACGATGTGAAGACGGCGGCGCGCGCGTTCACCGGCTGGACATACACCGACCCGCTGCCACGCGTTCCGTACCTGTTCTACCATCCCAGTTTCGAGTACCGCGAGTGGGACCACGACGGCAGCGAAAAGACCTTCCTCGGTGAGACGGGTAACTTCAACGGCGAGGACATCATCGACATCATCGTGAAGCAGCCGGCGACAGGGCAGTTCCTCGCGCGGCATCTGTACAATTTCTTCGTCGCGGACGAGCCGCAAGTGCCAGCCTGGCCCTACACGCCGCCAAACGACCCTGACGCCGTGAACACGCTGGCGCAGGCATACATAGACTCCGGCTACGAAATGCGCTCCGTGCTGGAAACGCTGTTCAAGTCCGACTTCTTCAAGGAAGCAACCTTCAAGAAGGTCAAAAGCCCGCTTGAGCTGGTGTCCAACACCGTGCGCATGACCGGCGACTTCAATGTAGAAATGGGCACATTCCCCAAGCACGGTCTCACCGGGCTCGCGGCGACCGTTGGCTTTATGGGGCAGCAGGTGTTCAACCCGCCCAGCGTCGAAGGCTGGCACACAGGCAAAGAGTGGATAGACAGCGGCGCTCTCGTGCAGCGCGTCAACTTCGCGGCGGAGCAGGTCGGCGATGCCGATATGCCCGGCGTTCGCCTTATGCTCGACAAGCTTGCGGACGACACGGCGAGCATGTCGCCGGAAGGCTTCGTGGATGGATGCCTGCGCCTGATGGGCGACTTGGAGCTTGAAGCGGACACGCATTCGGCGCTCGTTCAGCATGTCGCGGGCAGTGGCGCGCTCCGTGCGGATACGCCGGCAGACCGCGACAGGTTCGACGCCCGAGCCACCGAGATGATGCAGCTCATCGTAGCCACGCCGGAATACCAATCGGAATAG
- a CDS encoding MFS transporter: MKLGALAPLLSTPQRRAVLIALSSAYMLVQLSSLPVALSLPTLAEHFNRGVDDAAWMVVLYLLTLGAFVMLGARLGDRYGHARVFFIGLVLSTIGSILIALSTSLLQVIIWRGLTGLGSALIMGNANAILAAAFPQEERGRAFSVPIVGARFGTLVGLALFALFLQYLSWRLVFLTFVPMGILAIAVSRPMLMMLKDEPRVNLNPVDIPGGLMLVATSVVFLLAGAHLHGGEESYTSDQGILYHGGMYVLAIALLGVFILIERRMKNPLVDIQHFRHKYFSLSLVSNVTFHFSMLATMTLVPIIVELGYNKSPIWVPLVLLPNQIIGLFMTFAAGWIYDQYQPKLLRPAAMVSIAAGFLLLGIFIGGVTVGGASIGGLYIPALDIGGGVPIWYIPLLMIPISFGTAFFNPVNNAMIMSSLPMSERGFASGMLETTRELGHALGSTVSATALAMVLPVGIALLSPEQVGPFYLEGFQTAAMLVVMTMLTGGIIAFFHKPYSETQRPSTPAAAAAGND, from the coding sequence ATGAAACTTGGCGCGCTCGCCCCCTTGCTTTCCACGCCCCAGCGCCGCGCGGTTCTCATCGCGCTGTCCTCTGCGTATATGCTGGTGCAGCTTTCAAGCCTGCCGGTGGCATTGTCGCTGCCCACTCTAGCGGAGCACTTCAACCGCGGCGTTGACGATGCGGCTTGGATGGTCGTCTTGTATCTGCTTACGCTCGGAGCGTTCGTGATGCTTGGCGCGCGGCTGGGCGACAGGTACGGACATGCGCGCGTTTTCTTCATCGGCCTTGTGCTTTCTACTATCGGGTCGATACTTATCGCGCTATCGACATCGCTATTGCAGGTCATCATCTGGCGCGGGCTGACGGGTCTTGGGTCGGCGCTCATTATGGGCAACGCGAACGCGATACTCGCCGCCGCATTCCCACAGGAGGAGCGCGGCAGGGCGTTCTCGGTGCCTATCGTTGGAGCGCGCTTCGGCACGCTGGTCGGCTTGGCGCTGTTCGCGCTGTTCCTGCAATACCTGAGCTGGCGGCTGGTGTTCCTGACATTCGTGCCGATGGGCATACTCGCCATAGCCGTGTCGCGGCCGATGCTGATGATGCTCAAAGACGAACCGCGCGTCAACCTGAATCCGGTGGACATCCCGGGCGGGCTGATGCTCGTGGCGACTTCGGTCGTGTTCCTGCTTGCGGGGGCGCACCTGCACGGCGGGGAAGAATCGTACACCAGCGACCAGGGTATTTTGTACCACGGTGGGATGTATGTGCTTGCGATTGCGCTGCTGGGCGTCTTCATCCTGATAGAGCGCCGCATGAAAAACCCGCTCGTGGACATTCAGCATTTCCGGCACAAGTACTTCTCGCTGTCGCTGGTGTCGAATGTAACCTTCCACTTCTCCATGCTGGCGACGATGACGCTCGTTCCCATCATCGTGGAATTGGGCTACAACAAGTCGCCGATTTGGGTGCCGCTGGTGCTGCTGCCCAATCAGATAATCGGCTTGTTCATGACATTCGCCGCAGGGTGGATATACGACCAGTACCAGCCTAAGTTGCTGCGACCTGCCGCAATGGTCAGCATCGCGGCAGGGTTCTTGCTGCTGGGCATATTCATAGGCGGCGTAACTGTTGGCGGCGCGTCTATCGGCGGATTGTACATACCCGCGCTGGACATTGGCGGCGGCGTGCCTATCTGGTACATCCCGTTGTTGATGATTCCCATATCGTTCGGCACGGCGTTCTTCAATCCGGTGAACAACGCGATGATTATGAGTTCGCTGCCAATGAGCGAGCGCGGCTTCGCGTCCGGTATGCTGGAGACGACACGCGAGCTTGGACACGCGCTCGGCTCGACCGTTTCCGCTACCGCGCTTGCGATGGTTTTGCCCGTGGGCATCGCGCTGCTGTCCCCCGAGCAGGTTGGACCCTTCTACTTGGAAGGCTTCCAGACTGCGGCGATGCTCGTCGTTATGACGATGCTGACGGGCGGCATTATCGCGTTCTTCCACAAGCCGTACTCGGAAACGCAAAGGCCTTCCACGCCTGCCGCAGCCGCAGCGGGCAACGACTAG
- a CDS encoding alpha/beta hydrolase — protein MTQDNDDLTIQIEDVSRWVPHEDQPGNGVLLHTTRGDIHTIVHSNPDPEYRTTKAVVYVWGARGGFDGPAEGIYARLSEDLKYEMTSIRIDYRLPNVLAECVLDTMAGLSFLSATGHSEVALVGHSFGGAVVIAAAPFSPLVKAVVSLSPQTYGASNAGAVSPRPLLLAHGGADTRLPPSCSEQIYEWANEPKEMVIIPGAEHGLVECKDALDDLLVDWLRHNLA, from the coding sequence ATGACGCAAGATAACGACGACCTGACGATACAGATAGAAGATGTCAGCCGATGGGTTCCGCACGAGGATCAGCCCGGCAACGGCGTCCTGCTGCACACGACGCGCGGCGACATTCACACCATCGTACACAGCAACCCGGACCCGGAATACCGCACGACGAAGGCGGTTGTCTATGTCTGGGGAGCGCGCGGCGGCTTCGATGGACCGGCGGAAGGAATATACGCACGGCTCTCGGAAGACCTGAAGTATGAGATGACATCCATCCGCATCGACTATCGTCTGCCGAATGTGCTTGCGGAGTGCGTGTTGGACACGATGGCAGGCTTGTCCTTCCTCAGCGCGACGGGGCATTCCGAGGTTGCGCTTGTCGGGCATTCGTTTGGCGGCGCGGTGGTCATCGCGGCAGCGCCGTTCAGCCCGCTTGTAAAGGCGGTAGTGTCGCTCTCGCCGCAGACTTATGGCGCTTCAAATGCCGGCGCGGTATCGCCGAGACCGTTGCTGCTGGCGCACGGCGGCGCGGACACTCGCCTGCCGCCGAGCTGCTCCGAGCAGATATACGAATGGGCGAATGAGCCGAAGGAGATGGTGATTATCCCGGGCGCAGAGCACGGGCTGGTCGAGTGTAAAGACGCGCTCGACGACCTTCTAGTAGATTGGCTGCGGCATAATCTTGCCTGA
- a CDS encoding SDR family oxidoreductase, with product MGDLDGKVAIVTGAGRLRGIGRAAAVELARMGADVVVTGTGRSPDRYPDDEKAVGWRDVESTADQVREQGTRALTLTVDVSSADDVQMMIDRTVEEFGRLDVLINNAAFARGPDRVPILDLPQDIFQRVVDIKITGTYLCTKAAIPHMIDAGGGKIVNISSTAGKRGSANTLAYNASNFALVGMTQSMARELGQYGINVNCVCPGAVDTHRMDDIDRETRWVEMANTTPIGRNGTDDEVGDFVAYLCSNAASWIHGQSININGGSVMEH from the coding sequence ATGGGAGACCTTGACGGAAAAGTGGCAATCGTAACCGGCGCAGGGCGACTGCGCGGTATTGGCAGGGCGGCAGCGGTGGAACTGGCGCGAATGGGCGCCGATGTGGTCGTTACCGGCACGGGACGCAGCCCTGACCGCTATCCGGACGACGAGAAGGCTGTGGGCTGGCGCGATGTGGAGAGCACGGCAGACCAGGTTCGCGAGCAGGGTACGCGCGCGCTTACGCTGACGGTCGATGTTTCCAGCGCGGACGATGTGCAGATGATGATCGATCGCACTGTCGAAGAGTTCGGCAGGCTGGATGTTCTCATCAACAACGCCGCCTTCGCGCGAGGTCCGGACCGCGTGCCGATTCTCGATCTGCCGCAGGATATTTTCCAGCGCGTGGTGGACATTAAGATTACCGGCACTTATCTTTGCACCAAGGCTGCGATACCGCACATGATAGATGCGGGCGGCGGCAAGATTGTCAATATATCGTCCACGGCGGGCAAGCGTGGCAGCGCCAACACGCTCGCCTACAACGCATCAAACTTCGCGCTTGTGGGCATGACGCAATCTATGGCGCGCGAACTCGGACAGTATGGCATAAATGTCAACTGCGTTTGCCCCGGCGCGGTGGACACGCACCGCATGGACGACATTGACCGCGAGACGCGCTGGGTCGAGATGGCGAATACCACGCCTATTGGCAGGAACGGCACGGACGACGAGGTGGGCGATTTCGTCGCGTACCTCTGCTCCAACGCCGCATCCTGGATTCACGGGCAGTCCATAAACATCAACGGCGGCTCCGTGATGGAGCATTAG